In the Bartonella apihabitans genome, CTGCAGCATCCATACGTCAAAAATCCCGTTGCACTCTTTTTATCGGAATTGGGCGCCGGTTTTGCACCAATTATTGTCAACCTTTTAATCAAAAAGACCGGTTGCGGACAGATAACAAAACAAGTTTTTTGGTGCGTAACGGCATTTTGATCAAGCCTCGCTTTAATAAGCAAAACAGATTATTTTTTCAGCAATTTGCGTGGTTATCGTTCCAAGCTTATAGGACATTTATCTGCGTTTCCAAATCAACAGCTTGTCAATAACATGTTTTTGTCAGCAATTTCTCTTTTCGGGACGACGCATAAATAGTCCAGTACGGAACAAGGCTCACTCACCCGAAGTCAATTACAATCACACCCCGAATAAATAAAACTTGTACCAGAAAACCAAGCGCGACAGGCTTCAAAGTGGATAAGAGCACAACGGAAGTGTTCCTGTTAAAACCACCCGCCATGATGCTAAAAAGACAACGCCCGCCAAAGTTCGACGGGCGTTTTAATGAAATATTTTTAAAGCTGATTGATAGAAGACTATCAATTGGTTCCAAGGATTATTTTTTTGCGCGCTTGATTGCTTTGTTGATGAGCTCGCGGGCAAAATCCTCATCTTCCCATCCGCCAATCTTGACCCATTTGCCGGGTTCGAGATCTTTATAATGCTGGAAGAAATGTTCAACCTGTTTCAAGGTTATTTCCGGCATATCGGCATAGTCGTGAACATCGACATAACGCTGTGTCATCTTGGGTGTCGGAACAGCAATGATTTTCTCATCTTTGCCGCCGTCATCTTCCATAATTAAAGCGCCAATAGGACGGCAATTGATAACGCATCCTGGAACAAGCGGACGGGTGTTAAGAACGAGAACATCAATCGGGTCGCCATCTTCGGACAAAGTGTGCGGAACAAAACCGTAATTGCCCGGATATGTCATCGGGGTGTAGAGAAAACGATCAACAAACAGCGCACCGGACTTTTTATCCATTTCATATTTGATTGGTTGACCGCCGACCGGCACTTCGATGATAACATTAACATCTTCCGGCGGGTTTTTGCCGATGGGGATCAAATCAATATTCATAGAGACATCCTTTCCAGAATAAAAAGAGCCGGACACCTTCTAGGGTATCCGGCATAAATGGACAAAAATCAGGCAGCACTGTCCGACGGACGCGGCTTTCCGTTTCTTTTACGATCGATCGGATCAAGGTAAAGCTTGCGCAGACGAATGTTCTTTGGCGTAACCTCGACGAGTTCGTCATCCTAAATCCACGACAACGCACGTTCCAATGTCATTTTGATTGGAGGAGTGAGTTTCACAGCCTCATCCTTTCCGGCAGCACGAACATTGGTAAGCTTTTTACCCTTCAAGACGTTTACATCCAAATCATTATCACGTGAATGGATGCCGATGATCATTCCCTGATAGACTTTAACGCCAGCATCAATGATCATCGGGCCGCGATCTTCAAGATTGAACAGGGCATAGGCTACCGATTCACCATTATCGTTGGAAATCATGACACCATTGGTACGTCCGGCAATATCGCCTTTATAAGGTTCATAGTCATGGAACAGGCGGTTCATGACGGCAGTACCGCGCGTATCGGTCAATAATTCCGACTGGTAGCCAATAAGGCCACGTGTTGGTGCATAAAAGACCATGCGGACACGATTTCCACCTGACGGCTTAAGCTCGATCATCTCGCCTTTGCGTTCCGACATTTTCTGGACGACAATGCCGGAATATTCTTCGTCAACGTCAATGACAACTTCTTCGACCGGTTCAAGCTTGTTGCCATTTTCGTCGGTATGCATAACAACCCGTGGACGTGAAACCGAAAGCTCGAAACCTTCGCGGCGCATATTTTCGATCAAAACAGCAAGCTGCAATTCGCCACGGCCGGAAACATAGAAGGAATCCTTGTCTTTTGATTCCTCGATTTTCAGAGCAACGTTCCCTTCGGCCTCTTTAAGCAAACGGTCACGAATAACACGGCTTGTAACTTTGTCACCTTCTGTCCCTGCAAGCGGGCTGTCATTAACAAGGAAACTCATTGTTACTGTTGGCGGGTCAATCGGCTGGGCCTTCAAAGGCTCGGTTACTGACGGGTCACAGAAAGTATCGGCAACCGTACCTTTTTGCAGACCGGCTATTGCAACGATATCGCCGGCATCACCTTCTTCAATCGGTTGACGCTCAAGTCCGCGGAATGCGAGAATTTTTGAAATTCTGCCACTTTCGACAAGATTACCCTGCTGGTCGAGGACTTTCACTGCCTGGTTCGGTTTGATTTTACCGGAGTGAATTCTGCCGGTGATGATACGACCCAAAAACGGATCGGCTTCCAGAATGGTACCGATCATCGTGAACGTGCCGGAGCAACAGTGGGAGCCGGTACATGGCGCACGACCATGTCGAACAAAGGAGCTAACCCCTGATCTTTCGGGCCATCGGGGCTTTCAGCCATCCAGCCATCACGACCGGAACCATAAAGGATCGGGAAATCGAGTTGTTCATCTGTTGCGTCAAGTGCAGCAAACAGATCGAAAACTTCATTGATAACTTCTTCAGGACGTGCGTCGGGACGATCGATCTTGTTAATGGCAACAATTGGACGCAGGCCGACTTTCAAGGCTTTGCCGACAACAAATTTTGTTTGCGGCATCGGGCCTTCGGCGGCATCCACGAGAACAATGGCTCCATCCACCATATTAAGGATACGTTCCACTTCGCCGCCGAAATCGGCGTGTCCGGGCGTATCAACAATATTGATACGCGTATCTTTCCAAACGACAGAGGTAACTTTGGCAAGAATGGTAATTCCACGTTCTTTTTCAATATCGTTGGAATCCATCATACGCTCGCCAGTGCGTTGGTTTTGGCGGAAATTTCCTGACTGCTTTAATAGCCCGTCGACAAGGGTTGTTTTACCGTGGTCAACGTGGGCAATGATTGCAATATTGCGCAATTGCATGTAAATCTTCTTTTCGTTCACTGAAATTTCGAAAATACGGCAACAACAAGCTGCCGCATGGTGTTGCATGCCTCTTACAAGTTTTTTACGGTTTTTGGAAGAGGGGGAAACCTTTTTTAGCTAAGATAAACGCATTATCATAACTTTGAACCTTCGAAGGCATTCTTCCGGTTATATGAGAATAGTCGGTTGGCTAATCAATATCTCACCATAAAATGCCTTCTCGCAATGAAAATAATTGTTAAAAAAATCAAGAAAATAATTGCAAAAGAGAAGAAGCGTAATGGCATTATTCTATTCAGCCGCAGTATCTTCATTGATGAGGCTGTCTATGTCGGCACAATCAGATTGTGCGCTTTAATCCGGCTTGTGTTTTTTCAATCCGGATTGTGCTTTTGAATAATGAAGGCCGTCGTTCAATGGTGAAAAATAGAACAACGGCCAAAAACTGGGACTTTACCCTTAAAAAGGGACTCACAAAAGTGTGCCACTCAAAATAAGTGCAGCGACAGAAAAATAGATAACAATACCGGTTACGTCGACCAGTGTTGCTACAAAAGGTGCGGAAGCACTTGCCGGGTCAAATCCCAGTCGGTTCAAGAGAAATGGAAGCATCGAGCCCGTGAGACAACCGAACATAACAATGCCGATAAGGGCGGCTCCCACCGTTATTGCCACCAGCACCCAATGCTCGCCATAATCGTAGATGCCGGTTTTTTGCCACACGATAATGCGTATAACACCAATCAATCCGAGCATGGCTCCCAAAGACACGCCAGCCGGTATCTCCCTTAAAGCGACTTTCCACCAATCCCTGAGTTCAAGCTCTCTCAAGGCAAGTGCACGAATGATAAGAGATGTTGCCTGAGAACCGGAATTACCACCGGAACTCATGATAAGCGGAATGAAGAGGGTAAGGACAATCGCTTTTTCAAGTTCAACCTCAAAATGCTGCATGGCGCTGGCGGTCAACATTTCGCCTAAAAACAAGACGGCAAGCCAGCCGCCACGCTTTTTCATCATATCGAAAAAACCGATATCCATATAGGGCTTGTCGAGCGCTTCCATACCACCGAATTTATAAGCATCTTCACTCATTTCTTCGGTCATGGCATCAAGCACGTCATCGACTGTTACAATGCCGATCACGTGGTCTGTCTCGTCCACAACCGGAACCGAGAGCAGATCGTGACGCCGGAACAGGCGCGCAACCTCTTCCTGATCGGTCAACGGACCAATCTTGATCGGCTCGCCATTGGTGGCCGCATTAAGAATCGTGTCATCAGGATTTGCCAGAATAAGATTCCTGAGTGATACCGCTTTGATCAGAACGCTGGTTTCCGGATCAATGACATAACTTGCGTAAACTGTTTCGCGTGTACGCTCGACATCGCGGATATGATCAAGCGTTTGACGAACCGACCAGGTGGAAGGAACAGCGATAAATTCTGTCGTCATTAACGCGCCGGCGCTGCCATCAGGATAACTTGACAGCTTTTTCATCTCAGCACGGGTGAGCGGCTTCAGGAGCGGGTAAAGTTTGGCGCGAGTCGCCTCCTCCATTTCCTGAAACACGTCCGCAGCCTGGTCGGCAGACATTCCGTCAAGAATTGTGACAGAACGCTCGGTGGGCAGCATTTCAAGAATTTGTCCCGGCTCGTCAAGTTCCGGCTTGTCGAACAGCTCGATAGCATATTCTATCGGCAAAAATTTGAACACATTCACCCGTTCGACAATGTCGAGATCATTAATGACATCGACAGCGTCGGCAAAATGCAGACGGCTCAAGCGCTCGGCAAGCGCCTCAGCAGACAGCGTTTTGACATCAAATGCTGAAGTCTGGTTTTCAGTCATGATGGAGCTCCTTAAGAACAGTACTTGATGGGCATTGAACCTGTCGGGCAGGTTTGACATCCCGGCAGATCATTTGTGGGGGGAGCGTTTCCCTACGCAGATGTTTCAATTGTTATGTTTTGAACGAAAGTCAAGCACTGTTTGGTGAACAGTCACTTTTATTCTTATAACTCCAAAAAACAGTGGAAACTTGATGGATAATTTCTTTTTTTTCGGCATGATCTGTCCCATTAAAGGAACAAGTTGTATTGCGCTTTTGTAGCCGGGAT is a window encoding:
- the mgtE gene encoding magnesium transporter, whose translation is MTENQTSAFDVKTLSAEALAERLSRLHFADAVDVINDLDIVERVNVFKFLPIEYAIELFDKPELDEPGQILEMLPTERSVTILDGMSADQAADVFQEMEEATRAKLYPLLKPLTRAEMKKLSSYPDGSAGALMTTEFIAVPSTWSVRQTLDHIRDVERTRETVYASYVIDPETSVLIKAVSLRNLILANPDDTILNAATNGEPIKIGPLTDQEEVARLFRRHDLLSVPVVDETDHVIGIVTVDDVLDAMTEEMSEDAYKFGGMEALDKPYMDIGFFDMMKKRGGWLAVLFLGEMLTASAMQHFEVELEKAIVLTLFIPLIMSSGGNSGSQATSLIIRALALRELELRDWWKVALREIPAGVSLGAMLGLIGVIRIIVWQKTGIYDYGEHWVLVAITVGAALIGIVMFGCLTGSMLPFLLNRLGFDPASASAPFVATLVDVTGIVIYFSVAALILSGTLL
- the ppa gene encoding inorganic diphosphatase, with amino-acid sequence MNIDLIPIGKNPPEDVNVIIEVPVGGQPIKYEMDKKSGALFVDRFLYTPMTYPGNYGFVPHTLSEDGDPIDVLVLNTRPLVPGCVINCRPIGALIMEDDGGKDEKIIAVPTPKMTQRYVDVHDYADMPEITLKQVEHFFQHYKDLEPGKWVKIGGWEDEDFARELINKAIKRAKK